GAGAAAGAATCTCACCAGCAAATGATCTGATAATCTCAGTTAAGTGTGTTGCTAGTACAGAACTCGGAGTCGCTACAGTATAACCATTTGTCTCAGCTCTATCACGTTCCGATTCATTCACCCACACCGCTGGTAAGCCGTAACTCGGTTCAGTAGTAGCTTTACCATCAAGTGGCTTGGCATCTTCGTCCACTAATCCAGTGTTTACAGCTAAGAAAGAATTTGGTTCAACAGAACCAGAGGCAATAACCGAACCTCTTAATTTAACTTGATAACAATTAGAAGCAAGTTGCAAGTTGTCATGAACTCTAATAGCAGGCACCGGCAATCCTAGATCAATCATGACTTGACGTCTAATCTGACCTATTCTTTCCATTAGATCTCCACCTTTCTCTTTATCAATTAAATTAATAAGTTTGTAACCAAGTTCAACTTCAATTTGATCAACTTTGAGTAGTTTCATTACAGCATCAGGTGAATTGTCTTGTTCTTTATTACGTAGTCTATTTGTCATGTCATTCTCGTCAAACTCAGCTTCAGTCATCATCTTACCGTCAGGGCCTTTGACCAAGCCTTGAGTAGCTTGTTGTTCTTCTACATACTTTCTAAATGTCCAATAACCAAGACCACCTGCAACCATCATGAAAGGCACGAAAGCACCTTGGATACCAATTCCTAGAATAAACATCGCAATAGCTGAAACACCAATAACTTCTTTGCGGCTAAATAATTGAGCTCCTATATCTTCAGCCAAATTAAGATCTGGCTCAGCTCTAGTAACAATGATACCGGTCGCAACACTGACTACCAAAGCCGGTATTTGCGAAGCGAGACCTTCACCAATTGTAAGCAAGGTATAGGTAGATGCTGCATCTGCAGCACTCATCTTGAGTTGTACCATTCCAATAACAAAACCTGCGGCAATATTAACAACAGCAATAACGATAGAAGCAATCGCATCACCCTTAACAAACTTGCTACCACCATCCATAGTAGAGTAGAAATCCGCCTCTCTGGCAATTTCTTTACGACGCGTTTTAGCTTCGTTTTCATCAATAATTCCGGCATTAAGATCAGCATCTACTGCAAGTTGTTTACCAGGCATACTATCTAAAGCAAATCTAGCAGCAACTTCTGATACTCTACCAGCACCTTGAGTAACCACAATGAAGTTAATCACGAATAAAATCAAGAAGATTATAATACCAACAACAAAATTGCCACCAACAACAAATGAACCAACAGAATGAATCACGTTGCCTGCATAACCGTTTAATAAGATAGATCGTGTTGCACTAATTTCAAGTGCCAGCCTGAGCAAAGTTACAAATAGTAAAATAGTCGGGAAAGTACTAAAGTCAAGAGATTTCCTGACATACATCGTCACCAATAAAATTCCTAGAGAAAAAGCAAAGTTGATTACAAAAGCCAAATCAAGAATGAAATTAGGCAGTGGTACCAAAAGCATGCCCAGAATTATGATTGCAAAAGCTGCAAGCATATTCGATTGATTACTCGCGATTCCGCTAAGTATTTTACCGATTCGTGCAGGATTGAAAACTACTCTCTCTGCCATCAGGACCTCTTAGAAGTCATCATCAAAAATAATGTCTTCCTCTTCATACAGACCCTCAATATTGGCTCTATTTTCAATAGACTCGCTCATTAAAATATCTTTGTTTGAGAAAGGATCATTAACAGCTTCTATTCTCAAAGTGCGAT
This region of Cyanobacteriota bacterium genomic DNA includes:
- a CDS encoding flagellar biosynthesis protein FlhA, yielding MAERVVFNPARIGKILSGIASNQSNMLAAFAIIILGMLLVPLPNFILDLAFVINFAFSLGILLVTMYVRKSLDFSTFPTILLFVTLLRLALEISATRSILLNGYAGNVIHSVGSFVVGGNFVVGIIIFLILFVINFIVVTQGAGRVSEVAARFALDSMPGKQLAVDADLNAGIIDENEAKTRRKEIAREADFYSTMDGGSKFVKGDAIASIVIAVVNIAAGFVIGMVQLKMSAADAASTYTLLTIGEGLASQIPALVVSVATGIIVTRAEPDLNLAEDIGAQLFSRKEVIGVSAIAMFILGIGIQGAFVPFMMVAGGLGYWTFRKYVEEQQATQGLVKGPDGKMMTEAEFDENDMTNRLRNKEQDNSPDAVMKLLKVDQIEVELGYKLINLIDKEKGGDLMERIGQIRRQVMIDLGLPVPAIRVHDNLQLASNCYQVKLRGSVIASGSVEPNSFLAVNTGLVDEDAKPLDGKATTEPSYGLPAVWVNESERDRAETNGYTVATPSSVLATHLTEIIRSFAGEILSRQDFVKMLEQVKESNETIVTEISDVIGTGEILAVLQLLLAEQVAIRDLSSILEHLISYAKVNKDPEYLAERVREGLGRQICSEFLSEGKLNAVTFHPSVEEEMINSVHMGRLALDPMKTKAIIENLKEAYQGVTEQGLPPVILCNAKVRLPLRKIIERTLTQFAVLSYSEVPSTVDAQSVATIQI